A DNA window from Setaria viridis chromosome 2, Setaria_viridis_v4.0, whole genome shotgun sequence contains the following coding sequences:
- the LOC117845157 gene encoding uncharacterized protein has product MVHLPHLGKLRREVKEEVADAADGPAAAAEASPFHKRTRFGHQKQQWSTRCASVSNQQSSQQGFLDEPSPLGLRLRKSPSLLDLVQMKLAQANKGTEARQAINTGASEKLKASNFPGSVLRIGSWEWVSRYEGDLVAKCYFAKHKLVWEVLDGGLKSKIEIQWSDICGLKMFCPENEPGTLEIVLSRPPLFFKETNPQPRKHTLWQATSDFTGGQARMYRVHLIQCPQGMMNKHMEKLFHCDPRLQSLSQQNDFTVDNPYFETKCSIFEEPEDIKCQKYEHKDDDNQLAPQSSNALLSPQSSASRMDAEVRQQAGKSDVLPGHYPSSVASAHLIKQDGTSVECEPHTSILNWNGFRVPGISRSMSKSEIANHIGYHLYKQMYSGNLPATDAVTASLGNGDGSNSDVSFDELTRQLLNDTQISNAADERMLMSRVNSLCCLIQRDSGSGHATPGVSGTNEIYERKSQTSVPLVRGDGSNKPLPPEESFGDLLTKPLPPRQESFGDLLTNLPRISSFPHFL; this is encoded by the exons ATGGTTCACTTGCCGCACCTTGGGAAGCTGCGGCGAGAGGTCAAGGAGGAGGTCGCGGACGCAGCCGACGGccctgccgccgcggcggaggcgtcgcCGTTCCACAAGAGGACGCGATTCGGGCATCAGAAGCAG CAATGGAGCACCAGATGTGCTAGTGTGTCCAATCAGCAGTCCTCGCAGCAAGGTTTCCTTGATGAGCCTAGTCCACTTGGCCTGCGGCTGAGGAAGAGCCCCTCACTATTGGATCTGGTTCAGATGAAGCTTGCGCAGGCCAATAAGGGCACAGAAGCTCGGCAAGCCATCAACACTGGTGCCTCGGAGAAACTGAAGGCTTCCAATTTCCCTGGTTCAGTTCTGCGTATTGGATCTTGGGAG TGGGTTTCAAGATATGAAGGAGATCTGGTTGCAAAATGCTATTTTGCAAAACACAAACTGGTTTGGGAAGTATTGGATGGTGGTCTCAAGAGCAAAATCGAAATACAATGGTCTGATATCTGTGGACTGAAGATGTTCTGTCCAGAAAATGAACCTGGGACCTTGGAGATTGTG TTGTCTAGACCACCACTTTTCTTCAAAGAAACCAACCCGCAACCAAGGAAGCATACATTATGGCAGGCAACTTCAGATTTTACTGGTGGACAGGCAAGGATGTACAG GGTGCACCTTATTCAATGCCCGCAAGGTATGATGAATAAGCATATGGAAAAGCTTTTTCACTGTGACCCACGTCTGCAGTCGCTAAGCCAGCAAAATGATTTTACTGTGGATAATCCTTATTTTGAGACAAAGTGTTCCATATTTGAAGAACCAGAGGATATTAAGTGTCAAAAATATGAGCATAAAGATGATGACAACCAGTTAGCCCCACAGAGCTCTAATGCATTGTTATCACCTCAGTCTTCAGCCAGTAGGATGGATGCTGAAGTAAGACAGCAAGCTGGAAAATCAGATGTCTTGCCTGGACACTACCCTAGTTCAG TTGCTAGTGCCCACTTGATTAAACAAGATGGTACTTCTGTTGAGTGCGAACCGCATACAAGCATTTTGAATTGGAATGGTTTCAGAGTGCCAGGAATCAGCCGCTCAATGTCCAAGAGTGAGATTGCGAACCACATAGGGTACCACTTGTACAAACAGATGTATTCAGGCAACCTACCTGCAACTGATGCTGTAACTGCTTCATTGGGTAACGGCGATGGTTCAAACAGTGATGTATCATTTGATGAGCTAACCAGGCAGCTCCTGAATGACACCCAGATTTCCAATGCAGCTGATGAAAGGATGCTTATGTCAAGGGTAAACTCTCTCTGCTGCCTGATCCAGAGAGATTCAGGTTCAGGTCACGCAACCCCTGGAGTCAGTGGTACAAATGAGATTTATGAAAGGAAGTCCCAGACTAGTGTGCCTCTGGTGCGAGGAGACGGCAGCAA